DNA from Eucalyptus grandis isolate ANBG69807.140 chromosome 5, ASM1654582v1, whole genome shotgun sequence:
GGTACCAATTCCATTTATTGGGCTAATTTAGGCAGGAAATTGTTAACATGAATGCCAGTCATTCTACATGGCACGGCTAGCTCCAacatgaactttttatttaatttaaatatttttttttgagcttttttattaacctttctttcttttctcttttaattcttttcttttgtccttaTTTCCCTTCAAGTCGCCAACCTTCAAGATGGCCCTAGCCCTTGTCGGTCACAAGAAAGGCTAGTTAACGTGAATTGTTGCGGAAAGATCATTCTACAAAAGCCCAAATGGTgtgaattgcaaacctcgacctccaattcaacttgtgattggcaacctcagTATGAACGcgacctgttgacgaacacgtgtcaaccaaccaacgttatagatgccacgagcgaaagaatttgCTATCTCACTCAATAAGTCGAATCAACCATTACAAGGGAACCTTGATAATGTCAAGGCCTCAAAAGAACAATAGAAAagaatctctcaattttttccttaaaaaaaaaaaaaaacaatccccCAAAGAAATTCAGCTAGTCTTTCCTATTCTAGCCGCCACACAAACTCTAAAACCAACCCTATAAATCTAATGCGTGATATTCTAGAATATAcctaaacaagaatatatattaacttggtcaaatatttggtgactagataatcaaattgcgccaagatttccaagattcttcaagattcgatctaaggtcatctccacgccaaaaattatgctaatatttacaagattcttcaaaatttgatccaaggtcatctccatgccgaagatcacgaaccatgacgccaacaacTTGCCTCAATTGCTTGGTCTGCGCTCAAGTAATCGAActagtaggaatagacaatgggtccctagcacctcctcctcgatatggctcgatgttCACATCATCAGCCCCTCGCTAGCCTTTCGTGAGGGCTAGTGAGGGTTGGGCAAGGCCACCCCTTACCAAATCCAGCAAGGGCCAACCTCACCTAAGCAAGGTCCCTCGCCAATACTAGAGGCCCGACAAGGGTTGGGCGAGGGTTTAGTTCTCTAAACATCAAAGCAGAATACTAATCCTGGATAGACACAAAGGAGACCATTATggcaacaacaacaagatgCCCACAGCTACCACCAATCTAGAGGCCCCTCCTCCTTGCCTTCACCAAAGGCTAGTCAGGCCCTTTGTCGGCCTCTAGTTAGGGCCATGTGACAACCTCTATCAACCATCATAGATAGGAGTGAGCATGGCTCTAGGTTCAAAGGAGAGATGattcggttcccagttccacTTTTATAAGAACCACTTGAAAAAAAAGcaccatccatttttttttttttatcagtcctactctattcctactttaCACTCACTCCGTGGGAGTCggaacccactcctgaaacttacacGTCCCCATCCCATCCCCTGAGAATgtgaggatttgaacccctcacatCCCCCTTACATGTTGGAAGGATGGCCACTGGACGAATCCTAGTGGTTTAATTTCAGCCACTTTAGCAAAGCAAGTTTTACCGGAATTGAATCGATATATCCCACATATTTCGCCCAATTACAGGGGGACGGAGATCACGATTTTTCTGGAAGAGAGGGCTAAAAATCCGCGAGTTTTAGGGCATGAACTGAGGAAGCCTTTTGCAGAATAAAAAGGCGGGGACACACGCACTCACGGGGTTATCGCATAAAAAGAGAGCGTCGAGAAAAGGAGGGAGCACGCTACTGCGGGATACATGTTCAACCAGAAGATACATGCTGCATCGTTCATGTCACCGTTGTCGTGGGTCTATCTTGTTAAGATGTGTGTAAGTTATATTAGAAAGAAACTCCATATTGGAGAATTGGTATATAATGTAAAACGGTTAATGCATTATAATAGGCTCATAACttattaatttaaacttttcgAAGAATTGGTATAATATAGAATGATTCATGTATTCTAGTTAATCCATGACTCATTGATTTAAGCTTTTGAATGAAAGTTGACCCAATTGAAAAAGTTAACAAACTCAGACTTGGACTCTTTCTTATTAATCTCTCCAAGTAAAGGTATCTTTGCTAAATGCTCGCAACACATCGTCTGAAGCCCCTATGTTGCCCAACATATTGTCTCAAGCCCCCATGTTGCCCGGCTGTTCCCGAATTTGATAGCCCAGACAGCAGTTCCTCAGCGACAAGGCATTGTTGATTTGTTCCCTCTTAATCCTCAGCTATAGTTCAATTTGTCGTACCTATTGTCCAGGTTTGATACTTAGGCTTTATTTATTTAGCAAAAACTAAAATCACTTAGGCCCCACATCACTTGCAGGCATAtatctccatttattttgccgAAAATGAAAACGTTTAGGCCCTACATCATATGCAAGGCATatctagaaaattcatgaataCTTAAGTATTCAAACCTGGAAATCATGTATGACAAATCGCATTAGGAATTACCATCCTGTAGGAGAATTTATGCAGATTGACtacatttatgaaaataaaaatccttTTGGATAATTCAAGGATAGTTATTGAGTTTGCAAGCCTTTGACAATTGCAGAAAATTTTTGTTAGGCATTTTCCTCGATAATCATCAACTATCAAAACCTTAGATTCATGAGCATCCTAATCCCTAGAGACAATCTAAATATAGAACATTACAAATAAGAATGGATTGCAAAGCCTCCACTCATGTCGAAAAGAGACAACACTCGATTCTGTCGCTAATAAGTGGATTCAAGTAAACATGAAACTGCATCTACCCTGAAACTAAACTTTCTCCATACAGCTAATTGGAGCTTAAGCTCATTGCCAACAGCCTCATAAAGGTCAGACAGCACCTCACACATACAGCTTAAAAATCTAGTCCGAGCTCTCACATGCAACAAGAATGTCAGTCTGCTCGTCACACATCAGTCTCATCATACTGCTAATTCAGTTGTCTCAAGTATTAGCATGCTACTTTCAATTTGATgttacaagcatgcaagagccATATATGCATGGGTTGAGGTTACCATTGAGCTCCCCAAAGTGTATCCTTTTTATAATAAGTtaaattttccacaaaatatcatcaacaaaCCTTCAGACACAATAGTACCGAGGACTCTCAATGACAAAACATTATGTGTAGAGGAAAATATCAGTACCACAGTACCAAGGGACTATCTTAGAGCATATCAGTTCTTGGCTTTCCTCCTCAACAGATCTTGCAGGGGCAGTCCATTGATCTTAGCAGCGAGTATGAAGTCATTTTCTGTCAATCCACCTGGTAAAAACACAAGCACAATTTCATGCATGCAAAACTAGGCAGAAAAATGGCAGAAACCCAAATTTTCAGAAAGGCAACTTAAGGTATGCCTTGGGTATTTCAGCAGACAAGATTAATGAAAGATAGGAAGGCATTTCATGTATCTCAAAATGATTAAACTTTCTTGAGAAGATCTGACAATGGAAATAAAATTCAACTTTTGGTTTATACTAACTGTACAAATCAGGCAACATATTGATTGTCAATTATTTTCCCTTTCATACCAAAATGAAGAATTATCATCAAGTTTAAAGAGGGGAAATAAAAGTTCACCATTAATAGAACGACAAATTTCACACAAATGAATTCAGCACAAGAATGTAGTATCACACTCACAAAAATCTTAAGGAACCAAGCAAGATAAAAGCAACATTTTCCTTCACTGACGAGGTTAATAATGCAGCtctaacaaaaagagaagagtcTTTTGGTTACTGTTGTTCACGCCATTGTCAACAACTCAACTAATGCCAGTACATCAACATGGAAAGCACAGAGAGAGCAAAAGAGGGGGAggggaaaaaatagaaacaagagCAAGTACTCACCAACTGCATGCGTCCATATTTCAATAGTAACATTATTCCATCCAACAAGATGCAGATCAGGATGATGACCTGCATTAATACATCAAAGTTACTCACATGTCAATAATATTGTCTACTCCACAGCAAcactaaataataaaagaataaacTCATTATCATTTAGTCAACATCAGAGACCTTCTGATTCTGCAACTTCAGCTACAAGCCTGAACAATTCCAGTCCTTTAAGGAAACTCTTCACTTTCCAAGAACGATTCAGCTTCAGAACACCACTTTCATTCACCAGGTTCCAATCAGGTACCTATCGACAGAATCAACTACTAAGAGGATTCCTTGGGGCAACAATactgaaacagaaaaaaaacaCACGAAAAAAAAACCTTAGAAATTAGTTCATTGGCAGTTTCTTCAGTCATGGGCCTCAAGTCCTTTGCGTTGCATGGTACACACTTTTTTGCCGAAAAATCTATGCAAAGATCACAATATCTTAGAGAAGAAGAAACTGTATAAACTATCGTATAGAGATTATAACAGATAGAAGTGAGGCATTTATAATTGCAAGCAACTTTTTAGATGGTGCTCAATTCAGTGCTAATTGTAGTGCTTCACTTTTCCTCTAGCTGGCACAAATTAGGGGAACTCTTCCCTTTAAAATTTTGCATTGTAGCTTTTTGGCACTAATACTTCATCACATACTACACCAGATGCAAGAGACTATTCAATATACATGAAAGTAATATCCAGTTTCTGATTAAAAGATACAGCCCCTCAATCGATAACTTGAAATTGCTCGATGTAAATGGTATATGAAAACAACTGTTTTAAAAAGTCATCTTATATCATCCCGATAGTCCAATACAAACAGTAGCTTACTAGAAGCTagaagcttctctctctctctctctctctctctctctctctctctctctagaagaagaTAAGTACTGTAAAGAACTAGAATGCAAAGCAATTGAAGTATGAAGCTTATGCACACACCTTCACTAGtagaaaaagttctaaatccACCCTGCAACTTCCTACTTGACGATAGTGCCACATGATTCTGGAATATCTGGTTTACTTGAGTGATTGTGCTGTAAATAAGTACGTCTATTCATTCAAAAATATCACTTCCCCAAGTGGTATGAAGAAATAGTTCAAAATCACACCCACTCCAAACTgacagaggaggaaaaaggcaaAATGGTCATTCAGCCAAGCCACAACCCTTTGTCTCAAGGAAATATAGGATGAAGCTCCAGAGAAATGACGTTTTATAAATTGTTACTAGGAAAATTTATGACATCTTTGTGCCTTGGCAACTGAAACACAGGTAAATGCTAATTCTAAGCATTAATTATAAGTCACAACACTCTCAAACTCAACAAAATGAGTAACCAACTGATGGAAGCTTTCATGTGACATAATCATTGAGGATTTTAAGCCAACTTACTCGCAGCTTTCGTTCATGGTAACATAGAGATGCTAGGAATTCTGACAAAGAAATGGATAGTCTTATTTTAGGTTTtaggagaaaaaataattgacaGGTTATTCAACTGCTATAACAGAATAAACATGCAAGAAAAGCATTTTGTCGGAAGTCAATCTACCTGCCGCAAATACGAagttctgaccaaaaaaattgacaccatCTCACCCACGCTATCATACAAGCATCATTCAGCGAGTTTCATGCCACCAACATTCAAAGTTGCCACAGTTTGAGAAAGCACAGATGCTGCTTTTTAAACATCAAAACACAATTTGtgacccccccaaaaaaaaaaaaaaaaaaaaaaaaagtcatcctCTGTGCTGATGgtgcaaaaatggaaaataggaaatcttaataaaaaattttgaacttgtATAGAAACCAGATTGCAGAGGGCAACAAAAGGTCAGATGGTTCTTGACCACCAGACATCTTATGCTTTACATTCTTCTTTATTTGGAGTGTGAGCTTTCCATAAAAATGACCTGGAAAACCAGAATTTCCACTAGGAATAGGCTGCCCAATACCACTTATGGAGGAAGCAGTCCAGCCAGAGTTCCCTGAATGCTATTTTACAAGCTGACATCTGCAGAGGAATACCtgtttttttggaaagaaatacAGCCTCGTTTGATTAATCACCTCTTAATGCTCTGCTTTGGGATGGGACAGCTATGGGAACTGATTTGGCACTCTCTTTTGGACATATAATGGTAGAGGATTTGTCAATCTCATTCCCAAATTGACCATGGGCATGGAAATGAATTGGTGATAAATAAAAAGTGTAATGGCTATAAATTATAAGCTTCTGGGTTACCAAAACAATGAGGCACCCTAGCCATTCCCTGTTAGAACTAATTGATACCTTCCCTTGTAATCAATCATATTGGAGCAGTAGTTCTCCACACCTAACCAACGAAACAAATCTCTAGCTGCAgaattgagggaaaaaaaagaaaaaagaaaaagaagggaagctAACTCACATCTccctccatccaaaaagaatcCATGGGAGAGACTCCATCTTAGAGGGAACCATCACGAGACTGACAGTACACAATGAAATGCCTGGGGGCTTGCTCTCCACGCGCACCAACACAAACCAGCACAAGTACATGCGTTTGCGGGAACACAGCCAAATGCACAAATATAGTCACTCTGATTTACATTCCTATCCACATGCATATGCATGCAAGCTCCCTCCCATCTCCAAGCGAAGAGAGTAAATAATGCGACGAATCTAACTCTAGTCTAGACTCGAGACTGGTTCGCAGACAACTTATAAGGAAGAACATGTGAGTTTGACAAGGACCCATTATCAGATTGAAGACACTATGCACCAAGTACAAATAGCTGCTTCTCTCCCTGCCCCCCAAGAAAACAAGCAATCTTCTACTAGTAATCCGATACCGGAGCAAACTTCAGTGGCAGAAATACAACAATCAAACACAGTTCAAAATTCGGTGAAAAGCGAATGCCCTTTCCAGCCTAGCCTCCAAAATCAATCCACGAATGAAACACAACGCACGAGCTCTCATCAACCCAATTCTCAGCATAAAGACATCATCAAAACCCACGAGccaaaaaaacacaaaacgCGGACGAGCACAAGAAAGAACAACCCACGACGTTCGATTGCAACTCCAAGAGAGAGCCAAGGAATCACAGTAAACAAGGCACCGGAGAAGGAAAACCCACCATCCATGACCAGCTCGCAGCCGCTGGAACAGTGACACCAGCCTCACCTGGCGAAGAAACGAAGGCACGAAACGAaggaagaatgagaagaaaggATGAGGGAGGAAGGACGCGAGAAGAAGATGCACCTGAGCTTGAGGTTTGGAGAGAGCGTGGATCATCCGCGACATGACACGAGGAGACGCACCGAATCGGTTCCGGTCTCGTGGCCGCGGGGCTTTAAACAGTGCGCTGTTGTATCGAGTAGGGGTgtcaagaaccgaaccgaaaatgaataaccgaaccgaaaaaatcggttttttcggttcggttgtTTTCTTTCGTTTTCGTTAAAAACCGAAATCTctttatcggttcggtttttatcggttaaccaaccgaaccgaaccatcttttatcggttcggttttaTTCTTTCCCGTCCCGTCGCCCCGTAGGTTTTACTCGCCTCGACTCGCCCTTTCCTCTCGTCTCGTGTCTCCTCTTGGTCGGCTTGGAGgtgcaacggcgacggcggcagactgggacggcgacggcgacggcggcagggactgcgacggcgacggcaaccGATTGAGGGACAGCCCCTCTTCCTTCGCGACGCGCGCGCTCCGTTTGACTCGGGGCGGCCAAAGTCTCTCCTTCGTCACTTTACACGCTGTTTGGCTAAGACCAAacaaaatctcctcctcctcgtcttcgCTACCTTGGGAAACCGCAGCGCAACCccaccctctctcttttctctcgtaAAGGTGACCGCTTTTCTCTCGAATCTTGGTTGATGGTGATTCTTGCGTGCAATTCTTGCATCGGGTGTCGAGGGTCGcgattgatgaattttgtggGTGGAGTTCAGCTTGACATTCACTGGACTAATCGATGAACTGGCTCTACTTTCGTTTTGTAAAATTGCTTTTGTCCCCTGGGCAGGagttgattttggaattatggGATTTGAGTATGCTTTGGCTATGCTTGTGGTTTCATCCTGTCGATCTCTTGCTTGCTCTTGTCCCACTTTATTGCAGACTTATATGCCAAAGTCCCCTACAGATTAAAGAGTTTATGGAAACTTTTCCTTGTAAGTTTTATATCACATGATGCGTGCATTGCTTTTTTGAAGTTCTATATTTTGAGGTGACCAAGTCCTGCCTGTTTTTCAAGTTAATAATCCAAAGATGTCTATTTCAAAATAGTGTAATGGCTTGTTCATTCATTGTCATGTGCTGAAATATTGGCTATTTTATCCTTGCTAGTTGCCGGCTTATATAAAATGAGAGTGCTTTAGTTAGTATTGTCTCATACCGCCATTAATCATATCATTGCTCATATTGTACTGAAAGCAGAGCAAGGGTATAGCGTTGTGCTTCTAGAGAAATTGCAGATGGAAAGTGGAATGTGTACCGGTATGTTGTTATATATGTCTTCAAGTCTTTGCTGTATTGCTTTGTCCCACTAAGCTAAAGTTTGATTGACCGATGACAGATTGGTTCGTTCTCCTTTGAAGCTTGTGAGCATTTCCTAATCATCCCGAAATTGGTAcattgcatgataattttgtgtAAGCATTCCCCATTTGTCTTGGTTAAAGCTTTTCATTCTTCCATGTTGTTAGCTCGAAATGTTTTCTGACtgctatcttttcctttttctcttgtgACTCGGGTGCCGTATGATTCTTCTCGCATtcattttgttgagaaaataatCTAACATGTTCTCTCCGGTAATGGTCATACGGGCATTCCGTAGAAACTTTTCGAGATTACAAATATCCGGGTACTGAAAAGTGCGGGTAGATGGAACTGTTGAGAGTAAGCATAGCCTTTGCTTTCCTTACATCTATGAATAGGTTGCTGTTTGGCGTTGGTATTCTTTAGTGACATTATTCAAATATATGCTGAAAGGTACAAATGGATGACATATGGAGAGGCAGGCACCTTTGCTCGAGCAGCTTTAGGTTCCGGGCTAATATATCATGGTATTCCAAAGGTGAACTATTTGCTCCAATCTTAGTTATTTCTATTCTACCTCAACTTGGAAGCATGTACTCGACTTTTCTCTTGCAATGTTAACTCTGaaatcgatatatatatatatatgtttattttCAGGGATCTTCAATAGGATTGTACTTTATTAACGACTGTAGTGGGTGATTACCGATCATGCGTGCTCATATACTCTTACATTTCCGTTCCTCTATATGACACTCTAGGTATACACTTGCTTGTCACCACTCGTTTGAAGCCCGATTACTCCATATTTATCTTTTCTACCGAACATATCTTCGTTTCTATCTTTGCGACCGGATGCACAAGTATATTGTGAACCATGCTTTGCAGTACAAGCCATCTTTTGTGTTCCCAAACACTCAATGGGGTTAGTCCATCCCTCTTCTGTCCGGGTGATCACCGTTTATTTGAATTGGTCTTAAACCGGAATTGACTAGTATTATAAATTGGTCTCATTGGTGCCTGATGGTTTGTGGATGAAATAGGGAGTGTGCCCTCTTCTTGCTAGTGGTCATATTGCCTTATATGTTCGATTGCTCTCCGAATTCCGCTCATTTGTATTTAGTTGCGATTTCGTTGTCCTCACTTTCCTTTGTGTTAATGCTGAATTTGCAGTTGTTGAGCTTCCTTTCTGAGATTCCCACCGTACGCCTTATAGTGGTAATTAACCGAGCCTACTCTTCTATTTAACCGGCAAGAGATGGTAATATGCATCCAGATATTTAAACTGTTTTATCTTCTTCTAACCCTATGCTTGTTTGTCTCAAAGACATAGATGTTCGTTTCTTGAATATAGCACAAAAACTAGAGAGAACGTCAATCAATGCTTCAAGGAGCTTATATAGAAGGTAAGCcgtcctgaaaaaaaaaaaaaaaaaaaaaaaaaaaaaaaaaaacgaaaaccgaaaaccgaaacccaaaatttgaaaaccgaaaaaccgaaccgaaccgaaccgaaccgaacggttcggttcggttcggttcggttcgggacttattcggttcggttcgaaattttctctaacggttcggttcggtttttcaaaaaccgaaccgaaccgaaccgtttacACCCCTAGTATCGAGTATAAATGCACCTTCagtcttaaaaattattataaaaatatatttaaaatttaaaattttaaaaagtacaattaaattcttaaatttttaaaaattatgcaattaattcctttcattttctccatccaactttttttttgtcagtcctactctaattctattctaaactcactctcagacttttgccctacctcttgcagggcgtgggaatcgaaacccactcctgaaacttacccATCCACACCCCATCCCCTAAGAAGGTAAAGATTTGAACCTCTCACcttccccttccatgttggaaggtgGTCGGCGAATCCAATGGTTTCTCCATCCAACTTAACAAATGAGAAAtactaaaaagttttaaaactcgatTACACAAACTTCACAAATTCTATGATTTAATTACATCAAATTGATAAGTCTTGGAATTACttgcattttttaaagttttaaaactcaattatatttttgtaataacttttaagactttattgtactttttaaaagttttaaaatttaattgcgCTTTTCGTGACAAATTCTAGTATACTTTGCTcctataaataattaaaataatagcttaaaaaatatatttcaagtgAGAACATACTACTCACGTGGTTAACGACTAAGAGTAGATTTGCCATAATGGCAGctatatgtatatataactagaataataataatacagaAATTTATTGATTAAAGTTTCAAAGAGAACCTTGTTAGAGTTAGCTTTAAATGCACATTGAATATATaatttagaaatatattttcaagcGGTTCCTATTATTTTCTCCCGTATATACATGATATATGACCATTTTATCTTTCATAACTAAtacatgataaaattttagcTAAAATCAACGCTAGGGGACGCATTACCATCTATTTCAAGTGGCCAAGGGGGTTACCTTGtaagaattgaaatatcataGGGCAACTTGTCGTGATCCCAAAAAATTAAGTGGCGGATCATAATTACCCCAAAAATGAGTCTCGAGAAAATCGTAAATCTTATTACAATATATAGATTGTATGAGTATGTTTCTAAAGACTGTCCTTCAGTAGGGTAAAGTGCAATCTCTATTGTCAACTCTCACCCACCCTCacacattttttatttcatctttcctttttttcaaactttttaccCCCACCAACTTTCACTTGCATCTTAATTTTCTACATCCTACGATCTTTCTCCTTTTCACTTTTGCTTTAACCCTTCTTTATGTATCTATTCTTACCTTTTTCCATTCATTTAGACATATTTTACGCACTTTATTTtaggtttcttcttttttttccttctccttttaattttttcattctcttcCATAATGtgaattttatctcaaattaatacatacaAATATTCTCCAAGTGTTTCCTATAAAAGGCTTGATACATAACACGAAATTCgacattttttatgttttatccCTATTGAAATGATCCTcgttgaagaaaaatgaaatgccAGAATAATATAATACATatctttttaatgattttaatATGACAGAATTCGATCAAACCTGAATTTCGCcacatatttttaaatttcgcTCTCTTTACTTTGGTTTTTAATATTCTAATTTCCAAAATAATCAAGTGGCGCTACGCGCGCGTGCGTGGAGGGTTAAAAAGTCCTTCTTCAAGCATATTTCAGTTTTCTTTTGTCCTGCGTCCGGTTTCTTCCAGAAGTCAGCACCGAGCTTAGGCGGAGGTTTCCGACCGCGCGGGTGTTCCGAGAGTCCTCCGTCGCCGAAAACCTGCGAGGCGTCGCGTCATGGTGTGTTGGGTCTCTCTGTTTCTCGGCACAGTCTCATGTCGCTCATCGTTTGATCGAATTCTTTCATATTAAGTGTTTTATGGTAGCCCTCTGGGCCGTGAAAGAAGTTGCGGGTTCTTGTTCTCGCGCTGATCAGTGATCATCTTCATGCATGTGCTTGCTGCTGGAGAGGATTCTTGTATGTGGGTATCAAGGGTTTTGATCTGGGACTGTGTGTTTTGGTTTCGTTCTTGAAAGTTGGGACCTTGTATGTAACGAGATTGTTTCTTTTCTAGTCGACTTTAGCTATTAAATTTTGGTGGGGGTGATCCAAGGCTGTTTTTGTGAGCATTCTTGCATATGGGTATTAAGGgacttttttttggtttcctTGAAAGTTGAACTTTGTAtgtaacgttttttttttttttttttggctagttGACTTTAGTTATTAATTTTGGTGGGGGTGATCCAAGGCTGTTTTTGTGAGCATTTAATCAATTCGACAGCATTGTTGATCTTGGGATTTCTTTTCTTGAGAATTCTTTGATGGATTGTAGGAGCTGTGCCCTTCTGTGAAGAATGTGCTCTTGCTAGATTCTGAAGGAAACCGCATTGCAGCTAAGTACTACTGTGATGACTGGCCGACCAACAGCACGAAGGAAGCTTTCGAAAAAGCAGTATTCACTAAGACCCAAAAGACCAATGCGCGGACTGAAGgtaaaaagagaatagaaatttcTGACCTATTTGATGGGTTAGTTGCATAATTGTGTATATTCCATTGGATCAGATTAATGCTGATGTCCAGTCTATGATGCTCCTCTTTGGTACTTGTTTTAGTTGCTCTTTTATATGTGCCATTGTGTTGTCGTCCATTCTGCGATGCTcttgtttggtaatttttttgttgcttttataTGTTTGAAGTcaatattattttgtttctgtCTAAATCATGATAAGTCACCCCTCCCTGTTGTCTTTTCGTGTTTCTTTTGTGGACAAGCGGAATTGCGTTCCTTAAATCGGGCACAGTTATTTGAGCTTTGGCAATGATTCACTCATAGTCCTATACTTATTCACGTTTGTGGTGACTGCagaatctttcttttttcttgta
Protein-coding regions in this window:
- the LOC104444811 gene encoding pterin-4-alpha-carbinolamine dehydratase 2, mitochondrial isoform X3: MIAWVRWCQFFWSELRICGSTITQVNQIFQNHVALSSSRKLQGGFRTFSTSEDFSAKKCVPCNAKDLRPMTEETANELISKVPDWNLVNESGVLKLNRSWKVKSFLKGLELFRLVAEVAESEGHHPDLHLVGWNNVTIEIWTHAVGGLTENDFILAAKINGLPLQDLLRRKAKN
- the LOC104444811 gene encoding pterin-4-alpha-carbinolamine dehydratase 2, mitochondrial isoform X1 gives rise to the protein MSRMIHALSKPQAQVHLLLASFLPHPFFSFFLRFVPSFLRQVRLVSLFQRLRAGHGCTITQVNQIFQNHVALSSSRKLQGGFRTFSTSEDFSAKKCVPCNAKDLRPMTEETANELISKVPDWNLVNESGVLKLNRSWKVKSFLKGLELFRLVAEVAESEGHHPDLHLVGWNNVTIEIWTHAVGGLTENDFILAAKINGLPLQDLLRRKAKN
- the LOC104444811 gene encoding pterin-4-alpha-carbinolamine dehydratase 2, mitochondrial isoform X2: MSRMIHALSKPQAQVRLVSLFQRLRAGHGCTITQVNQIFQNHVALSSSRKLQGGFRTFSTSEDFSAKKCVPCNAKDLRPMTEETANELISKVPDWNLVNESGVLKLNRSWKVKSFLKGLELFRLVAEVAESEGHHPDLHLVGWNNVTIEIWTHAVGGLTENDFILAAKINGLPLQDLLRRKAKN